A region from the Cannabis sativa cultivar Pink pepper isolate KNU-18-1 chromosome 9, ASM2916894v1, whole genome shotgun sequence genome encodes:
- the LOC115700351 gene encoding uncharacterized protein At2g29880-like isoform X2: MDRKNSDIEDHASWPEVIESYFIGLLYEEAKKGLQTTTLDKKGWLKIENDIFNKFGKRYKMDKLKSKFNRLRKAHREFSHLLLHTGMGWEPKTCTVTATDEVWDAYLKKYPNAKRYRKKGLPHYDMLGEIFNNTTATGGMSYASTQPPPTSVEERQQERHFIGTGAHIDVDVGIECDGENFGEEEEVTGIRRRATSAPPDAPRPKEKKNKGANSAMEHVMEQLAKSIAAKTEASLVRSESMRKYIDSREKRINEETSNITGSINMEDCQNILDGIPDLDDKRYLKALREFVANPEWRGIFLRMSEQRRRAYLDSLLE; the protein is encoded by the exons ATGGATAGAAAGAATTCAGACATTGAGGATCATGCTTCTTGGCCCGAGGTTATTGAGTCATATTTTATCGGCCTTTTGTATGAAGAGGCCAAAAAAGGATTACAAACAACAACCTTGGACAAAAAAGGATGGCTAAAGATAGAGAATGACATATTTAACAAATTTGGAAAGAGGTATAAAATGGATAAATTGAAATCAAAATTCAATCGATTGAGAAAGGCACATCGAGAATTTTCTCATCTTTTGCTACATACTGGAATGGGATGGGAACCTAAAACTTGTACTGTTACAGCAACTGATGAAGTTTGGGATGCTTATCTAAAG AAATATCCAAATGCAAAGAGATATCGAAAAAAAGGATTGCCACATTATGATATGCTTGGAGAAATATTTAATAACACAACAGCCACTGGTGGGATGAGTTACGCCTCCACTCAACCTCCGCCTACTTCAGTTGAGGAACGCCAACAAGAACGTCACTTTATTGGTACTGGAGCACATAttgatgttgatgttggtatTGAATGTGATGGTGAAAATTTTGGAGAGGAAGAAGAAGTTACTGGTATACGTCGTCGAGCTACTTCTGCTCCACCTGATGCACCCAGgccaaaggaaaaaaagaacaaaGGGGCTAACTCTGCTATGGAACATGTGATGGAGCAACTTGCAAAAAGTATTGCTGCTAAAACTGAGGCATCACTAGTACGAAGTGAGAGTATGCGTAAGTATATTGATTCAAGAGAAAAGAGAATTAACGAAGAAACTAGCAATATCACTGGTTCGATTAATATGGaagattgtcaaaatattttagaTGGTATTCCAGATCTAGATGACAAAAGGTACCTGAAAGCATTACGTGAGTTTGTTGCAAACCCAGAATGGCGTGGAATATTCCTGAGAATGAGTGAACAACGTCGTCGTGCATATCTTGACTCATTGTTGGAGTga
- the LOC115700351 gene encoding protein ALP1-like isoform X1, with translation MDDSDEEFQILFGDTSSSSSEEVVGQVLLVNQLHEMHQSQQIRRPLRPSNMSGREYLIELLNGHPDRLFYTIRMDNNTFRSLCRRLVEMEVIEHDKLISVEEAVVMFLWIVTHNQRVRTVAERYQHSVETVCRQFSRVLDALCYLGNEVIKPIDFNTVQPEIQNNSKYFSWFKDCVGAIDGTHVSAVAPALKQLAYRGRKVDVTQNVMAACSFNMMFTYVYAGWEGTANDSRVLQDAIRKDDSFPMPPQGKYYVVDSGYPNMPGFLAPYRGERYHLRHFRGRGNHPRGAMELFNYRHSSLRNVIERCFGLLKAIFPILKSMPPYLLGKQRRIPIACCAIHNWIKMHSIDDRMFDQYSIDATPLEDIEGTQNQQGGDEPEIYQTPEINFSQAYMAQMENVRDDIAGQMWLAYNNNNRA, from the exons ATGGATGATTCTGACGAGGAGTTTCAAATATTATTTGGTGATACTTCTTCTTCATCAAGTGAGGAAGTAGTTGGTCAAGTTCTATTGGTTAATCAATTACATGAAATGCATCAATCTCAACAAATTAGAAGACCATTGCGCCCTTCAAATATGTCTGGACGTGAATATTTAATTGAGCTACTAAATGGTCATCCTGATAGATTATTTTACACAATTAGAATGGAtaataacacttttagatcttTATGTCGTCGATTAGTAGAAATGGAAGTAATAGAACATGATAAGTTAATTAGTGTTGAAGAAGCTGTTGTCATGTTTTTGTGGATTGTAACACATAACCAACGAGTTAGAACTGTAGCTGAAAGATATCAACATTCAGTAGAAACTGTTTGTCGTCAATTTAGTAGAGTGCTAGACGCATTGTGTTATTTAGGAAATGAAGTTATAAAGCCTATTGACTTTAACACTGTGCAAccagaaattcaaaataattcaaagtaTTTCTCATGGTTTAAG GATTGTGTTGGAGCAATTGATGGTACGCATGTAAGTGCAGTTGCACCAGCTCTAAAACAACTTGCATATAGAGGAAGGAAAGTAGATGTAACACAAAATGTAATGGCTGCATGCTCTTTTAATATGATGTTTACTTATGTGTACGCTGGGTGGGAAGGAACAGCCAATGATTCTCGAGTGCTTCAAGATGCAATTAGAAAAGATGATAGCTTTCCTATGCCACCACaag GAAAATACTATGTTGTTGATTCTGGCTATCCGAATATGCCGGGGTTTCTAGCACCATATCGTGGTGAACGTTATCACTTGCGTCATTTTAGAGGAAGAGGGAATCACCCCAGAGGTGCAATGGAGTTATTCAATTATAGGCACTCATCATTGCGTAATGTGATTGAACGTTGTTTTGGACTTCTTAAAGCTATATTCCCAATTTTGAAGTCAATGCCTCCATATTTGCTTGGAAAGCAACGTAGAATACCAATAGCATGTTGTGCTATCCACAACTGGATTAAAATGCACTCTATTGATGATAGAATGTTTGACCAATACTCTATTGACGCCACACCATTAGAAGATATTGAAGGCACTCAAAACCAACAAGGAGGAGATGAACCAGAAATTTATCAGACACCGGAGATTAATTTTAGTCAAGCTTATATGGCTCAGATGGAAAATGTCAGAGATGACATTGCTGGACAAATGTGGCTTGCTTATAACAATAACAATAGAGCATag